The proteins below come from a single Metarhizium brunneum chromosome 1, complete sequence genomic window:
- the gstk-1_0 gene encoding Glutathione S-transferase kappa 1, with translation MAGGRIDCYLDLASFFSYICIADLRLNLDKLAAHGVDVEFHPIFLGGINHLSGNRPPWTLPAKARYLIYDNKRAAARVGITEYQAPDDLFERAKTQSALRALLFIKANYPKEKLLSAMHFLLHKFWTPPNADVVDESSLRALLAQATETPGGGAKLFTEEEVGRIMDGRAEMKKKLIEDTAKVVESGAFGCPWFLVTNSRGETQPFFGSDRFNHIYMHLGIPFQDVAILPPSSAAKL, from the exons ATGGCTGGTGGACGCATCGATTGCTACCTGGACCTTG CGTCCTTCTTTAGCTATATTTGTATTGCAGACTTGCGGCTCAATTTGGATAAGCTAGCCGCCCATGGAGTTGATGTAGA GTTCCATCCCATCTTTCTGGGAGGCATCAACCACCTGTCCG GCAATCGGCCACCATGGACCTTACCTGCCAAGGCCAGGTATCTCATCTACGACAACAagcgcgccgccgcccgcgtcGGCATCACCGAGTACCAGGCGCCCGATGACCTGTTTGAGCGAGCAAAGACGCAGTCTGCCCTGCGGGCCCTGCTCTTCATCAAGGCCAACTACCCCAAGGAGAAGCTCCTGTCGGCGATGCACTTCCTGTTGCACAAGTTCTGGACGCCCCCCAACGCCGATGTCGTCGACGAATCCAGCCTGCGCGCCCTGCTTGCCCAAGCTACCGAGACGCCTGGCGGCGGAGCCAAGCTGTTTACCGAGGAAGAAGTTGGCCGGATCATGGATGGCAGGgcggagatgaagaagaagttgatCGAGGACACGGCCAAGGTTGTCGAGTCGGGCGCTTTCGGCTGCCCGTGGTTCTTGGTGACAAACTCCAGGGGCGAAACTCAGCCCTTCTTTGGGAGTGACCG ATTCAATCATATTTATATGCATCTTGGCATCCCGTTCCAGGATGTTGCGATTCTGCCACCATCCTCGGCAGCCAAGTTGTAG